A portion of the Paenibacillus sp. PvR098 genome contains these proteins:
- the alr gene encoding alanine racemase produces MDSFYRPTRVEISLDALRHNLEEFRRVLPEHVSMMAVVKADAYGHGAVEVCREALSSGVEYIAVAFLDEGLELRQAGITAPILVLGYTPPEGLQTAWENDITLNIYTHELLDAWERIGPKERPLNIHIKIDSGMNRLGLTEEHEAIGLIKRAMQVPGLRVEGLFTHYACADETDKSCTLEQHGRFERVVEHFGRQGIRFPWVHAGNSAAAIDTPNLTFNMVRLGISMYGLYPSEEVNHQRVQLQPVLSIKSGVVMVKKVPSGEGVSYGAIYRTEGEETIATLPIGYADGFSRMLTGKAEVLIKGKRVPIVGRICMDQCMMNVTGLTDISIEEEVVILGSQGDERITAEEHASWLGTINYEIICMISHRVPRVYIKDGRVAHAVNPLLRHVWERSE; encoded by the coding sequence GTGGATTCGTTTTACCGGCCGACGCGGGTAGAAATTTCGCTTGATGCACTGCGTCACAACCTGGAGGAGTTTCGTAGAGTACTTCCTGAGCATGTAAGCATGATGGCCGTCGTCAAAGCGGATGCGTACGGACACGGCGCCGTGGAGGTTTGCCGGGAGGCGCTGAGCAGCGGCGTGGAATATATTGCTGTAGCTTTTTTGGACGAGGGCCTGGAGCTGCGGCAAGCGGGGATTACGGCGCCAATTCTGGTGTTGGGCTATACGCCGCCTGAAGGGCTTCAGACGGCCTGGGAGAACGACATTACATTAAACATATACACGCACGAATTGTTGGATGCCTGGGAGCGTATAGGGCCCAAGGAACGTCCGCTGAACATTCATATTAAGATCGATTCGGGCATGAACCGGCTCGGATTAACCGAAGAGCATGAAGCGATCGGATTGATCAAACGCGCGATGCAGGTTCCAGGCTTGAGGGTAGAAGGGTTGTTCACCCATTATGCTTGCGCAGATGAGACGGACAAGAGCTGTACGTTGGAGCAGCATGGCCGTTTTGAACGGGTCGTGGAGCATTTCGGGCGTCAAGGGATCCGATTTCCATGGGTGCATGCGGGCAACAGCGCCGCGGCAATCGATACGCCGAATTTAACGTTTAACATGGTGCGGCTCGGTATCAGTATGTACGGCTTGTACCCATCGGAGGAAGTCAATCATCAACGTGTGCAGCTGCAGCCGGTGTTGAGCATCAAATCAGGCGTGGTCATGGTTAAAAAGGTGCCATCGGGCGAAGGCGTCAGTTATGGTGCGATTTATCGGACGGAAGGCGAAGAGACGATTGCGACGCTGCCGATTGGATATGCGGACGGATTCTCGCGGATGCTTACAGGTAAAGCTGAGGTGCTCATCAAAGGAAAGCGCGTGCCGATTGTAGGAAGAATTTGTATGGATCAATGTATGATGAATGTGACGGGGCTTACCGATATATCCATAGAGGAAGAAGTCGTCATTCTGGGAAGCCAAGGGGATGAGCGAATCACGGCTGAGGAGCATGCGAGCTGGCTAGGAACAATCAACTATGAAATTATCTGCATGATTTCGCACCGCGTTCCAAGAGTATATATCAAGGATGGGCGCGTAGCGCATGCGGTCAATCCGCTGCTCCGGCATGTGTGGGAGCGATCGGAGTGA